The following coding sequences are from one Arachis hypogaea cultivar Tifrunner chromosome 7, arahy.Tifrunner.gnm2.J5K5, whole genome shotgun sequence window:
- the LOC112703566 gene encoding uncharacterized protein isoform X4: MPRGKRIKNPLKFVDERETNNASRSLQPPAPVAYEDTTSVEASEAPSQAPFQAAANSISSDGATRCSNSKSSSSWNMEIIDSTNMKKKAKIKVKDVCNLPRGDHVIVEVDEEGAAYGEAQGLLAGYCGILATNARIFPISFEKWSGQKNGGMPKSFKDECFDTMIKPHFYFTSTEKIAYRYCIQSIAKKWATYRQRLWNEFYDPTMRREALVNNVPDDVPRDQWACFVNYRLKPSTVELCMKNKENQSKQTIPHTCGSKSNSRRRHEMYLETGKKPSRGMMYIETHKRKDGSFVNNEALTIVIGLNMTQSNAQFEVSPNDAVGKVLGPEHSGRVRCMGMGAAPTNTFRNEKINNLESDLHNSQQKVTSLESKLHQSFDMMKAYLMMKEGGIPEALVGFFSAREANDAESEPTTPFDARRSAGDSNGHPTTNI; encoded by the exons ATGCCAAGGGGCAAACGCATAAAAAATCCATTGAAATTTGTAGATGAGAGGGAAACCAACAATGCTTCGCGTTCACTTCAACCTCCAGCACCAGTAGCATATGAAGATACCACTAGTGTAGAGGCTAGTGAGGCTCCTTCTCAAGCCCCTTTTCAAGCCGCTGCAAATTCCATTTCATCTGATGGAGCCACGCGTTGTTCTAACTCAAAGTCTTCATCTTCTTGGAATATGGAGATAATTG ACTCTACAAATATGAAGAAGAAGGCTAAGATCAAAGTCAAGGATGTTTGCAACTTACCTAGAGGAGACCATGTAATTGTAGAGGTTGATGAAGAGGGTGCAGCATATGGTGAAGCACAAGGTTTACTTGCTGGTTATTGTGGTATATTAGCAACTAATGCACGTATCTTTCCAATTAGCTTTGAAAAGTGGTCAGGACAAAAAAATGGTGGCATGCCTAAGTCTTTCAAGGATGAGTGCTTTGATACAATGATAAag cCCCACTTCTATTTTACAAGCACAGAAAAGATTGCCTATAGGTATTGCATTCAAAGTATTGCAAAAAAGTGGGCAACATATAGGCAAAGATTGTGGAATGAGTTCTATGATCCAACCATGAGAAGAGAAGCATTGGTGAACAATGTGCCTGATGATGTTCCAAGAGATCAATGGGCTTGTTTTGTCAATTATCGACTAAAACCGTCTACAGTT gagctttgcatgaaaaataaggaaaatcaaAGCAAGCAAACCATTCCTCACACTTGTGGATCGAAATCCAACTCTCGGAGGCGACATGAAATG tacttGGAAACGGGAAAGAAGCCTAGTAGAGGAATGATGTACATTGAAACACATAAGAGAAAGGATGGGTCTTTTGTAAATAACGAGGCATTAACTATAGTG ATTGGGCTGAATATGACACAATCAAATGCACAATTTGAGGTGTCCCCTAATGATGCTGTTGGTAAAGTTTTGGGACCTGAACACTCTGGGAGAGTTCGTTGCATGGGCATGGGAGCAGCGCCTACAAATACTTTTAGGAAT GAAAAAATCAATAATTTGGAGTCTGACTTACATAATTCACAGCAAAAGGTCACTAGTCTAGAGTCTAAGTTGCATCAATCATTTGATATGATGAAAGCATACCTAATGATGAAGGAAGGAGGAATTCCCGAAGCGCTTGTTGGCTTCTTTTCTGCCCGAGAG GCTAATGATGCTGAAAGCGAGCCTACTACTCCCTTTGATGCTAGGAGATCAGCTGGTGATAGCAACGGACATCCGACGACAAATATTTGA
- the LOC112703566 gene encoding uncharacterized protein isoform X2, producing the protein MPRGKRIKNPLKFVDERETNNASRSLQPPAPVAYEDTTSVEASEAPSQAPFQAAANSISSDGATRCSNSKSSSSWNMEIIDSTNMKKKAKIKVKDVCNLPRGDHVIVEVDEEGAAYGEAQGLLAGYCGILATNARIFPISFEKWSGQKNGGMPKSFKDECFDTMIKPHFYFTSTEKIAYRYCIQSIAKKWATYRQRLWNEFYDPTMRREALVNNVPDDVPRDQWACFVNYRLKPSTVELCMKNKENQSKQTIPHTCGSKSNSRRRHEMYLETGKKPSRGMMYIETHKRKDGSFVNNEALTIVIGLNMTQSNAQFEVSPNDAVGKVLGPEHSGRVRCMGMGAAPTNTFRNVRSRLNRMTISTNSARSSSPTTVAILQEKINNLESDLHNSQQKVTSLESKLHQSFDMMKAYLMMKEGGIPEALVGFFSAREANDAESEPTTPFDARRSAGDSNGHPTTNI; encoded by the exons ATGCCAAGGGGCAAACGCATAAAAAATCCATTGAAATTTGTAGATGAGAGGGAAACCAACAATGCTTCGCGTTCACTTCAACCTCCAGCACCAGTAGCATATGAAGATACCACTAGTGTAGAGGCTAGTGAGGCTCCTTCTCAAGCCCCTTTTCAAGCCGCTGCAAATTCCATTTCATCTGATGGAGCCACGCGTTGTTCTAACTCAAAGTCTTCATCTTCTTGGAATATGGAGATAATTG ACTCTACAAATATGAAGAAGAAGGCTAAGATCAAAGTCAAGGATGTTTGCAACTTACCTAGAGGAGACCATGTAATTGTAGAGGTTGATGAAGAGGGTGCAGCATATGGTGAAGCACAAGGTTTACTTGCTGGTTATTGTGGTATATTAGCAACTAATGCACGTATCTTTCCAATTAGCTTTGAAAAGTGGTCAGGACAAAAAAATGGTGGCATGCCTAAGTCTTTCAAGGATGAGTGCTTTGATACAATGATAAag cCCCACTTCTATTTTACAAGCACAGAAAAGATTGCCTATAGGTATTGCATTCAAAGTATTGCAAAAAAGTGGGCAACATATAGGCAAAGATTGTGGAATGAGTTCTATGATCCAACCATGAGAAGAGAAGCATTGGTGAACAATGTGCCTGATGATGTTCCAAGAGATCAATGGGCTTGTTTTGTCAATTATCGACTAAAACCGTCTACAGTT gagctttgcatgaaaaataaggaaaatcaaAGCAAGCAAACCATTCCTCACACTTGTGGATCGAAATCCAACTCTCGGAGGCGACATGAAATG tacttGGAAACGGGAAAGAAGCCTAGTAGAGGAATGATGTACATTGAAACACATAAGAGAAAGGATGGGTCTTTTGTAAATAACGAGGCATTAACTATAGTG ATTGGGCTGAATATGACACAATCAAATGCACAATTTGAGGTGTCCCCTAATGATGCTGTTGGTAAAGTTTTGGGACCTGAACACTCTGGGAGAGTTCGTTGCATGGGCATGGGAGCAGCGCCTACAAATACTTTTAGGAATGTGAGAAGTCGGCTTAATAGGATGACCATCTCAACTAATTCAGCTAGATCTTCTTCACCTACTACTGTTGCAATTTTACAGGAAAAAATCAATAATTTGGAGTCTGACTTACATAATTCACAGCAAAAGGTCACTAGTCTAGAGTCTAAGTTGCATCAATCATTTGATATGATGAAAGCATACCTAATGATGAAGGAAGGAGGAATTCCCGAAGCGCTTGTTGGCTTCTTTTCTGCCCGAGAG GCTAATGATGCTGAAAGCGAGCCTACTACTCCCTTTGATGCTAGGAGATCAGCTGGTGATAGCAACGGACATCCGACGACAAATATTTGA
- the LOC112703566 gene encoding uncharacterized protein isoform X3: protein MPRGKRIKNPLKFVDERETNNASRSLQPPAPVAYEDTTSVEASEAPSQAPFQAAANSISSDGATRCSNSKSSSSWNMEIIDSTNMKKKAKIKVKDVCNLPRGDHVIVEVDEEGAAYGEAQGLLAGYCGILATNARIFPISFEKWSGQKNGGMPKSFKDECFDTMIKPHFYFTSTEKIAYRYCIQSIAKKWATYRQRLWNEFYDPTMRREALVNNVPDDVPRDQWACFVNYRLKPSTVELCMKNKENQSKQTIPHTCGSKSNSRRRHEMYLETGKKPSRGMMYIETHKRKDGSFVNNEALTIVEQIGLNMTQSNAQFEVSPNDAVGKVLGPEHSGRVRCMGMGAAPTNTFRNEKINNLESDLHNSQQKVTSLESKLHQSFDMMKAYLMMKEGGIPEALVGFFSAREANDAESEPTTPFDARRSAGDSNGHPTTNI from the exons ATGCCAAGGGGCAAACGCATAAAAAATCCATTGAAATTTGTAGATGAGAGGGAAACCAACAATGCTTCGCGTTCACTTCAACCTCCAGCACCAGTAGCATATGAAGATACCACTAGTGTAGAGGCTAGTGAGGCTCCTTCTCAAGCCCCTTTTCAAGCCGCTGCAAATTCCATTTCATCTGATGGAGCCACGCGTTGTTCTAACTCAAAGTCTTCATCTTCTTGGAATATGGAGATAATTG ACTCTACAAATATGAAGAAGAAGGCTAAGATCAAAGTCAAGGATGTTTGCAACTTACCTAGAGGAGACCATGTAATTGTAGAGGTTGATGAAGAGGGTGCAGCATATGGTGAAGCACAAGGTTTACTTGCTGGTTATTGTGGTATATTAGCAACTAATGCACGTATCTTTCCAATTAGCTTTGAAAAGTGGTCAGGACAAAAAAATGGTGGCATGCCTAAGTCTTTCAAGGATGAGTGCTTTGATACAATGATAAag cCCCACTTCTATTTTACAAGCACAGAAAAGATTGCCTATAGGTATTGCATTCAAAGTATTGCAAAAAAGTGGGCAACATATAGGCAAAGATTGTGGAATGAGTTCTATGATCCAACCATGAGAAGAGAAGCATTGGTGAACAATGTGCCTGATGATGTTCCAAGAGATCAATGGGCTTGTTTTGTCAATTATCGACTAAAACCGTCTACAGTT gagctttgcatgaaaaataaggaaaatcaaAGCAAGCAAACCATTCCTCACACTTGTGGATCGAAATCCAACTCTCGGAGGCGACATGAAATG tacttGGAAACGGGAAAGAAGCCTAGTAGAGGAATGATGTACATTGAAACACATAAGAGAAAGGATGGGTCTTTTGTAAATAACGAGGCATTAACTATAGTG GAACAGATTGGGCTGAATATGACACAATCAAATGCACAATTTGAGGTGTCCCCTAATGATGCTGTTGGTAAAGTTTTGGGACCTGAACACTCTGGGAGAGTTCGTTGCATGGGCATGGGAGCAGCGCCTACAAATACTTTTAGGAAT GAAAAAATCAATAATTTGGAGTCTGACTTACATAATTCACAGCAAAAGGTCACTAGTCTAGAGTCTAAGTTGCATCAATCATTTGATATGATGAAAGCATACCTAATGATGAAGGAAGGAGGAATTCCCGAAGCGCTTGTTGGCTTCTTTTCTGCCCGAGAG GCTAATGATGCTGAAAGCGAGCCTACTACTCCCTTTGATGCTAGGAGATCAGCTGGTGATAGCAACGGACATCCGACGACAAATATTTGA
- the LOC112703566 gene encoding uncharacterized protein isoform X1 has translation MPRGKRIKNPLKFVDERETNNASRSLQPPAPVAYEDTTSVEASEAPSQAPFQAAANSISSDGATRCSNSKSSSSWNMEIIDSTNMKKKAKIKVKDVCNLPRGDHVIVEVDEEGAAYGEAQGLLAGYCGILATNARIFPISFEKWSGQKNGGMPKSFKDECFDTMIKPHFYFTSTEKIAYRYCIQSIAKKWATYRQRLWNEFYDPTMRREALVNNVPDDVPRDQWACFVNYRLKPSTVELCMKNKENQSKQTIPHTCGSKSNSRRRHEMYLETGKKPSRGMMYIETHKRKDGSFVNNEALTIVEQIGLNMTQSNAQFEVSPNDAVGKVLGPEHSGRVRCMGMGAAPTNTFRNVRSRLNRMTISTNSARSSSPTTVAILQEKINNLESDLHNSQQKVTSLESKLHQSFDMMKAYLMMKEGGIPEALVGFFSAREANDAESEPTTPFDARRSAGDSNGHPTTNI, from the exons ATGCCAAGGGGCAAACGCATAAAAAATCCATTGAAATTTGTAGATGAGAGGGAAACCAACAATGCTTCGCGTTCACTTCAACCTCCAGCACCAGTAGCATATGAAGATACCACTAGTGTAGAGGCTAGTGAGGCTCCTTCTCAAGCCCCTTTTCAAGCCGCTGCAAATTCCATTTCATCTGATGGAGCCACGCGTTGTTCTAACTCAAAGTCTTCATCTTCTTGGAATATGGAGATAATTG ACTCTACAAATATGAAGAAGAAGGCTAAGATCAAAGTCAAGGATGTTTGCAACTTACCTAGAGGAGACCATGTAATTGTAGAGGTTGATGAAGAGGGTGCAGCATATGGTGAAGCACAAGGTTTACTTGCTGGTTATTGTGGTATATTAGCAACTAATGCACGTATCTTTCCAATTAGCTTTGAAAAGTGGTCAGGACAAAAAAATGGTGGCATGCCTAAGTCTTTCAAGGATGAGTGCTTTGATACAATGATAAag cCCCACTTCTATTTTACAAGCACAGAAAAGATTGCCTATAGGTATTGCATTCAAAGTATTGCAAAAAAGTGGGCAACATATAGGCAAAGATTGTGGAATGAGTTCTATGATCCAACCATGAGAAGAGAAGCATTGGTGAACAATGTGCCTGATGATGTTCCAAGAGATCAATGGGCTTGTTTTGTCAATTATCGACTAAAACCGTCTACAGTT gagctttgcatgaaaaataaggaaaatcaaAGCAAGCAAACCATTCCTCACACTTGTGGATCGAAATCCAACTCTCGGAGGCGACATGAAATG tacttGGAAACGGGAAAGAAGCCTAGTAGAGGAATGATGTACATTGAAACACATAAGAGAAAGGATGGGTCTTTTGTAAATAACGAGGCATTAACTATAGTG GAACAGATTGGGCTGAATATGACACAATCAAATGCACAATTTGAGGTGTCCCCTAATGATGCTGTTGGTAAAGTTTTGGGACCTGAACACTCTGGGAGAGTTCGTTGCATGGGCATGGGAGCAGCGCCTACAAATACTTTTAGGAATGTGAGAAGTCGGCTTAATAGGATGACCATCTCAACTAATTCAGCTAGATCTTCTTCACCTACTACTGTTGCAATTTTACAGGAAAAAATCAATAATTTGGAGTCTGACTTACATAATTCACAGCAAAAGGTCACTAGTCTAGAGTCTAAGTTGCATCAATCATTTGATATGATGAAAGCATACCTAATGATGAAGGAAGGAGGAATTCCCGAAGCGCTTGTTGGCTTCTTTTCTGCCCGAGAG GCTAATGATGCTGAAAGCGAGCCTACTACTCCCTTTGATGCTAGGAGATCAGCTGGTGATAGCAACGGACATCCGACGACAAATATTTGA